A genomic stretch from Caldicellulosiruptoraceae bacterium PP1 includes:
- a CDS encoding TrbC/VirB2 family protein: MGKIQKVLTTMLGLVFLLLPSIVFAGTAETETMDFVRSVTTTIGIFAFVISIILIGFKFMSVKNSEDRQQAMAGINYVIVGGLIIGFLSFIATMLISYRNVLYNTMEITGANTDGSSISTPQDPSNEGFIIRMIIIILNAITQFIEWLCKVAGFQQLNTLFFDANPFSAEQYRFLMKFYWLVVLVSSALIVLMVGRSAIKLMYSGLSAKQRTSTMEEIQNWFYVILLIAVAPWIVLYLFKLFDLLGTWLYTLVDSSFGYTNNANTNATAFAQMFGLGVSESDVAKNGVIDIFAQSIGSSNPLNTAIAKLIYIMLYFKINMVFLVRKFVLGIFFLFTPIAVTMWGIKRDSHIVNVWFGEILTNTSMGFFYAFTFLATLHVFTATGFTGWLGGIIAMYSIPKIADVLRNLLQNYFERLSGVDEYSLANPVLGSGFAMMTGMRNAFTRTFSSGGQQVETGRNYIGSNSNSGGTEKTNNNIDTGFAGGSVATANNPVSPSNSGSSFGGAIPMGGFSSVPASPAGGNINIDRRKTKPDTIPTNPINIPPENQYIGTDFTRKTFAKNMNLLNEGGLAKAGQTLQKIAYATAHDNPAFAMFGHLAGGVMNSLGNKGKLNKAIELTTFERMANDSKYKESFKTLSPVVDELMNKGQNGLIYDVIKSGDINKLKNAGINVDDNIKTAIAHINSGYDYERQKTLKHLNIDENVALRKIGSGTEQFNRYFQRRNPYDNASEAYIFRV, translated from the coding sequence ATGGGAAAAATACAAAAAGTCCTAACGACAATGTTAGGGCTTGTTTTTTTATTACTACCAAGTATAGTTTTTGCAGGAACAGCAGAAACTGAAACAATGGATTTTGTAAGAAGTGTAACAACAACAATAGGAATATTTGCTTTTGTGATATCAATTATATTAATAGGTTTCAAATTTATGTCTGTAAAAAATTCAGAAGATAGGCAACAAGCAATGGCAGGTATAAATTATGTCATTGTTGGTGGTCTTATAATTGGTTTTTTATCATTTATAGCAACGATGTTGATAAGTTATAGAAATGTTTTATACAACACAATGGAAATAACAGGGGCAAATACTGATGGCAGTAGTATATCAACACCCCAAGATCCATCAAATGAAGGCTTTATTATAAGAATGATTATTATTATATTGAACGCAATAACGCAATTTATAGAATGGCTTTGCAAAGTAGCTGGTTTTCAACAATTGAACACACTATTTTTTGACGCAAATCCTTTTTCAGCCGAACAATATAGGTTTTTAATGAAATTCTACTGGTTAGTTGTATTAGTATCATCAGCACTAATAGTACTGATGGTAGGTAGGTCAGCAATAAAATTAATGTATTCGGGTTTATCAGCAAAACAAAGAACATCAACGATGGAGGAAATACAAAACTGGTTTTATGTAATATTATTAATTGCAGTAGCACCATGGATAGTTTTATATTTATTTAAACTATTTGATTTATTAGGAACATGGCTATATACATTAGTCGATAGCAGTTTTGGATACACAAACAATGCTAATACAAATGCAACAGCTTTTGCTCAAATGTTTGGTTTAGGAGTAAGTGAATCTGATGTTGCTAAAAATGGAGTAATAGATATATTTGCTCAATCAATAGGTTCTTCTAATCCATTAAATACAGCAATAGCAAAATTAATATATATAATGTTATATTTTAAAATAAATATGGTCTTTTTAGTAAGAAAGTTTGTTTTAGGGATATTCTTTTTGTTCACACCAATAGCAGTAACTATGTGGGGAATTAAAAGAGATTCTCACATTGTCAATGTGTGGTTTGGTGAAATACTCACAAATACATCTATGGGTTTCTTTTATGCATTTACATTTTTAGCAACATTGCATGTATTTACAGCAACAGGATTTACAGGGTGGCTTGGTGGAATAATTGCTATGTATAGTATACCCAAGATAGCTGATGTATTGAGGAATTTGCTACAAAACTATTTTGAAAGATTATCTGGGGTTGATGAATATAGTTTAGCAAATCCTGTTTTAGGTTCTGGGTTTGCTATGATGACAGGTATGAGAAATGCTTTTACCAGAACATTTAGTAGTGGTGGGCAACAAGTAGAAACAGGAAGAAACTATATTGGTAGTAATAGCAATAGTGGAGGCACAGAAAAAACAAACAATAATATTGACACTGGCTTTGCTGGTGGGAGTGTCGCAACAGCGAACAATCCAGTATCTCCATCAAATAGCGGTTCATCATTTGGAGGTGCAATACCAATGGGTGGATTTAGCTCTGTTCCTGCAAGTCCAGCAGGCGGAAATATAAATATAGATAGAAGGAAAACAAAACCAGATACAATACCAACAAATCCAATAAATATACCACCAGAGAACCAGTATATAGGAACAGATTTTACAAGAAAAACATTCGCTAAAAATATGAATTTATTAAATGAAGGTGGACTTGCTAAAGCAGGACAAACATTGCAAAAGATAGCTTATGCAACAGCACACGATAATCCAGCATTTGCGATGTTTGGACATTTAGCAGGTGGTGTTATGAACTCTTTGGGTAATAAAGGTAAACTAAATAAAGCAATAGAGCTTACAACATTTGAAAGAATGGCAAATGATAGCAAATATAAAGAAAGTTTTAAAACATTATCACCAGTAGTTGATGAATTGATGAATAAAGGACAGAATGGACTAATTTATGATGTTATTAAAAGTGGAGATATTAACAAACTTAAAAATGCAGGTATTAATGTAGATGATAATATTAAAACAGCAATTGCACATATAAATAGTGGTTATGACTATGAAAGACAAAAAACTTTAAAACATTTGAATATAGATGAAAATGTTGCTTTACGTAAGATTGGAAGTGGAACAGAACAATTTAATAGATATTTCCAAAGAAGAAATCCATATGATAATGCTTCAGAGGCGTATATATTTAGGGTGTAG
- a CDS encoding JAB domain-containing protein: MFIKLPQKISYIIDEKTKESLSMPIIGDNLIRVLVPRCDTYIDSAGKAVYCFMELYFKDETIAKKAYSTELTSFMFLTKNKKLISLAITNEGTTQSGNIDNNIAKHFATIFTETKYIVIAHNHPNNNVNPSNTDVNSLKSTKQILWQYNLILLDGVILPKTSYAYNAYSMNYGIIETRKVEKLYKIEFKELFNVFKTNKKIDPDLLGALVLYGGVPIWEKYKKS, encoded by the coding sequence ATGTTTATTAAACTACCTCAAAAAATTTCATATATAATTGATGAAAAAACAAAAGAAAGCTTATCTATGCCAATTATAGGGGATAATCTTATAAGAGTATTAGTCCCTCGATGTGATACTTACATCGATAGTGCAGGTAAAGCAGTTTATTGCTTTATGGAGCTTTATTTTAAAGATGAAACTATTGCAAAGAAAGCATATTCTACTGAACTAACCTCATTTATGTTTTTAACAAAAAACAAAAAACTTATATCATTAGCTATAACAAACGAAGGAACAACACAGAGCGGAAATATTGATAATAATATTGCTAAACACTTTGCTACAATATTTACTGAAACAAAATATATTGTAATAGCTCACAATCACCCAAATAATAATGTTAATCCTTCAAATACTGATGTAAACTCTTTAAAATCAACAAAACAAATATTATGGCAATATAATCTTATATTACTTGATGGAGTAATATTACCAAAAACGTCTTATGCATATAATGCTTATTCAATGAATTATGGAATAATTGAAACAAGAAAAGTGGAAAAATTATATAAAATTGAATTTAAAGAATTATTTAATGTGTTTAAAACAAACAAAAAAATAGATCCCGATTTATTAGGGGCATTAGTATTATATGGAGGTGTTCCAATATGGGAAAAATACAAAAAGTCCTAA
- a CDS encoding VirB4 family type IV secretion system protein has translation MSKKQKIEQTIQKKQENQKQLQDKNIFENTVGLLDLALPDIFYEDKDYIYTGSERYSRTYVISTYPQEMYVTFFNTFYNVGQISISVYIEPSDTRTIIKDLTNKINVLKSNAYLKKGEPNYAMLQQIEDMDIIRREIQRNVEKILYVQVLITIYAQSIEELIEKCEEFETRCSGFSLKPRCLSYEQKEGYITSLPLSSQRYIEHIRSMTTGGVACCIPTGNTEVYYEGGFYMGYNLLTNSPIFYNQFANELNNGHIALFGTTGSGKSTTIKTIAGRMASFGWWLCMLDPEGEYEKITNLLGGKYIKVKAGEKIGINPFELDVEEDDDKRRYVDINSKISEVRFMLGIIADNYIGKKLDGVQLAIIERFIRELYDERGINTNPESLYLDCSVDEQGNIKVGKIKKQMPTLSDLRNKLMQEEETKELAKALEIFTGNNSLALFDCQTTVDVNERIIGFDLKEFDKDRFLKFFASINILNWIWNKYSNPKFKNQKKVVIFDEAWMFAKYDISAEYLESISRRGRKYKTSLMIASQTINEFLSSQAGEAVINMCATKILLRQEPDMAEKTAKYFYLSENAKAFLTTADKGQAILLNSREKVLMQVTPFDFEWNYVTT, from the coding sequence ATGAGCAAGAAACAGAAAATAGAACAAACAATCCAGAAGAAACAAGAGAACCAGAAACAATTGCAGGATAAAAATATATTTGAAAATACAGTAGGTCTTTTAGATTTAGCATTACCAGACATATTTTATGAAGATAAGGATTACATTTATACAGGTAGTGAAAGATATAGCCGAACTTATGTCATTTCGACATACCCACAAGAAATGTATGTTACCTTTTTTAATACATTCTACAATGTTGGACAAATATCAATATCTGTATATATAGAACCATCAGATACAAGAACAATTATAAAAGATCTAACAAACAAAATAAATGTATTAAAATCAAATGCATATCTAAAAAAAGGTGAACCTAATTATGCAATGTTACAGCAAATTGAAGATATGGATATTATAAGACGAGAAATACAAAGAAATGTAGAAAAAATTCTTTATGTTCAAGTGCTAATAACAATATATGCACAAAGTATAGAAGAATTAATTGAGAAATGCGAGGAATTTGAAACAAGATGTAGTGGTTTTTCTCTAAAACCAAGGTGCTTATCTTATGAACAAAAAGAAGGATATATAACAAGCTTGCCATTATCAAGCCAAAGATATATCGAACACATAAGAAGCATGACAACTGGTGGTGTTGCTTGTTGCATACCCACGGGCAATACAGAGGTATATTACGAAGGTGGGTTTTATATGGGATATAATTTGCTTACAAACAGTCCGATATTCTATAATCAATTTGCGAATGAATTAAACAATGGGCATATTGCTTTATTTGGAACTACTGGGTCTGGTAAATCAACAACTATAAAAACAATAGCGGGAAGAATGGCGTCATTTGGTTGGTGGTTATGTATGCTTGACCCAGAAGGCGAGTATGAAAAAATTACAAATTTGCTTGGTGGTAAATATATAAAAGTAAAAGCAGGGGAAAAGATAGGCATAAATCCATTTGAACTTGATGTAGAAGAAGATGATGATAAAAGAAGATATGTTGATATAAATTCAAAAATATCTGAAGTAAGATTTATGCTTGGGATAATAGCAGATAACTATATTGGTAAAAAGCTTGATGGGGTTCAATTAGCAATAATAGAAAGGTTTATTAGGGAATTATATGATGAAAGAGGAATAAATACAAATCCAGAAAGTTTATATTTAGATTGTTCAGTTGATGAACAAGGAAATATAAAAGTAGGAAAAATAAAAAAACAAATGCCAACATTATCAGATTTAAGAAATAAACTAATGCAGGAAGAAGAAACAAAGGAGCTTGCAAAAGCGTTAGAGATATTTACAGGCAATAACAGTTTGGCATTATTTGATTGCCAAACAACAGTAGATGTGAATGAAAGAATAATAGGTTTTGACCTAAAAGAATTTGACAAAGATAGATTTTTAAAATTCTTTGCTTCAATAAACATATTGAACTGGATATGGAACAAATATTCAAATCCAAAATTCAAGAACCAAAAGAAAGTAGTTATATTTGATGAGGCTTGGATGTTTGCAAAATACGATATATCAGCAGAATATTTAGAGTCAATATCAAGGAGAGGTAGAAAATATAAAACATCTTTAATGATTGCATCTCAAACAATAAACGAATTTTTATCAAGTCAAGCAGGTGAAGCAGTAATTAATATGTGTGCAACAAAAATATTGTTGCGACAAGAACCAGATATGGCAGAGAAAACTGCTAAATATTTTTATCTATCAGAAAATGCAAAAGCATTTTTAACAACAGCAGATAAGGGACAAGCTATACTATTAAATTCAAGGGAAAAGGTATTAATGCAGGTAACTCCATTTGACTTTGAATGGAATTATGTAACAACATAA
- a CDS encoding PrgI family mobile element protein, whose protein sequence is MRSFKIPFEEKIEDKIIGGILTIKQFLIILIIPIIAIGLSFLIKLPLLISVIFVLISLIIAFLFAFLKINEDTLTKYLFRIIKFTKKEKLIKYRRFE, encoded by the coding sequence ATGAGAAGTTTTAAAATACCTTTTGAAGAAAAAATAGAGGATAAAATTATTGGCGGGATTTTGACAATAAAACAATTTCTTATTATACTAATAATTCCAATAATAGCAATAGGATTGAGTTTTCTTATAAAGTTGCCTTTACTAATTAGCGTTATATTTGTTTTGATTTCATTAATAATTGCTTTTCTATTTGCATTTTTAAAAATTAATGAAGATACACTTACAAAATATTTATTTAGAATTATAAAATTCACCAAAAAAGAAAAACTTATAAAATACAGGAGGTTTGAATAA
- a CDS encoding tyrosine recombinase XerC: MDFNDVPSYVKEFLNYMLTIKNKSFNTVKEYHYDLRTFLRYLKAKNEGSLNCISNHEDLNKFDVSDFDIEEIRKINLSDLYEYFTFITIKLRNSSYARSRKVASIKAFFNYLFSKTKLIPNNPAKELESPKIGLRQPKHLTLEQSLNLLQVIDGDNKERDYAIITLFLNCGLRLSELININITDIQEDKLRVIGKGNKERTIYLNKACIDAINTYLNVRPKEGVKDRYALFLSERKTRISRRTVQYIVKKYVQLSNIDSKKISPHKLRHTAATLMYKYGNVDIRALQQILGHQSVATTEIYTHIDDEQLRNAIKKNPLSGE, translated from the coding sequence ATGGATTTTAATGATGTTCCATCATATGTTAAAGAATTTTTAAATTATATGCTAACTATTAAAAATAAATCTTTTAATACAGTAAAAGAATATCATTACGATTTAAGAACTTTTTTGAGATATTTAAAAGCTAAAAATGAAGGAAGTTTAAATTGTATAAGTAATCATGAAGATTTAAATAAATTTGATGTCTCTGATTTTGATATTGAAGAAATAAGAAAAATTAATTTAAGTGATTTATATGAATACTTTACTTTCATAACAATAAAGTTGAGAAATTCCTCATATGCTCGTTCAAGAAAGGTTGCATCAATAAAAGCATTCTTTAATTATTTATTTTCAAAAACAAAACTAATTCCAAATAATCCTGCAAAGGAGTTAGAATCACCTAAAATAGGATTGCGTCAACCAAAACATTTGACATTAGAGCAAAGCTTAAATCTTTTACAGGTAATTGACGGGGATAATAAAGAAAGAGATTATGCTATTATTACATTATTTTTAAACTGTGGACTAAGATTATCAGAGCTTATCAATATAAATATTACAGATATACAAGAAGATAAACTAAGAGTAATAGGAAAGGGAAATAAAGAAAGAACAATTTATTTGAATAAGGCGTGTATTGATGCTATAAATACATATTTAAATGTAAGGCCGAAAGAGGGAGTTAAAGATAGATATGCTTTATTTTTAAGTGAACGAAAAACAAGAATAAGCAGAAGAACTGTACAGTATATTGTAAAGAAATACGTTCAATTATCTAACATTGATTCAAAAAAGATTTCACCACATAAGTTAAGACATACGGCAGCAACATTAATGTATAAATATGGTAATGTTGATATAAGAGCATTACAGCAGATATTAGGACATCAGAGTGTTGCAACAACTGAAATATATACTCATATAGATGATGAACAACTAAGAAATGCAATAAAAAAGAATCCCTTATCAGGGGAATAA
- a CDS encoding ABC transporter substrate-binding protein: MKKFLSVLVLVLFLCLIILPTLAASNNTIKIGVDLELSQAVAQYGQRELDGIKLAVDEINKKGGILGKKIELVIIDNKSDKTEAMNVATKLAVKEKVLAILGPATSGATKSASQAAMQYKVPIISPSATDDTVTINERTGKVKTYVFRTCFNDSFQGNVMANFAAKTLKLKNAAIITDASSDYSKGLAKNFKTTFTKAGGKIVAEESFGKGEQDFNSILTKIRDKKPEVIFAPVYYDEAGLIIKQARELGLNVPILGADGFDDPKVVEKAGKTYSNNVFFSAHYSSQDTDKKVKDFITNYKKKYNAEPNAFAALGYDLGYFVADAIKRANTTTDREKLRKALETTKNFVGVTGVINVDKNHNAEKSAVIIELKDGVQTFKQKLNP, encoded by the coding sequence ATGAAAAAATTTCTTAGTGTTTTAGTACTTGTTTTATTTCTCTGTTTAATAATACTACCTACCTTGGCTGCATCAAATAATACTATCAAGATAGGTGTTGATCTTGAGTTATCACAAGCTGTTGCTCAATATGGTCAACGTGAATTAGATGGTATAAAATTAGCAGTTGATGAAATTAACAAAAAAGGTGGTATCTTAGGTAAAAAGATTGAATTAGTTATTATTGATAATAAGTCAGATAAGACAGAAGCAATGAATGTTGCAACAAAATTAGCTGTTAAAGAAAAGGTTTTAGCAATACTTGGCCCAGCTACTTCAGGTGCTACAAAATCAGCCTCTCAAGCTGCAATGCAATATAAAGTTCCAATAATATCACCTTCAGCAACTGATGATACAGTAACAATAAACGAAAGAACAGGCAAAGTTAAAACTTATGTGTTTAGAACATGTTTCAATGATTCTTTCCAAGGTAATGTTATGGCAAACTTTGCAGCAAAAACATTAAAACTTAAAAATGCTGCTATTATTACTGATGCTTCAAGTGATTATAGTAAAGGACTTGCAAAGAACTTTAAGACCACATTTACAAAAGCTGGTGGAAAGATTGTTGCAGAAGAATCTTTCGGTAAAGGTGAACAAGATTTTAATAGTATATTAACAAAGATAAGAGATAAAAAACCAGAAGTTATTTTTGCACCTGTTTACTATGATGAAGCAGGACTAATAATCAAACAAGCAAGAGAGCTTGGATTAAATGTACCAATACTTGGTGCAGACGGTTTTGATGATCCAAAGGTAGTAGAAAAAGCTGGAAAGACATATTCAAATAATGTCTTCTTCTCTGCTCACTATTCATCACAAGATACAGATAAAAAAGTTAAAGACTTTATTACAAATTACAAAAAGAAATATAATGCTGAACCCAATGCTTTTGCTGCTCTTGGTTATGATTTAGGATATTTTGTAGCTGATGCAATAAAAAGAGCAAATACAACAACTGATAGAGAAAAATTAAGAAAGGCTTTAGAAACAACTAAGAACTTTGTTGGTGTTACTGGTGTAATTAATGTTGATAAAAATCATAATGCTGAAAAATCAGCTGTAATAATAGAATTAAAAGATGGAGTTCAAACATTTAAACAAAAATTAAATCCATAA
- a CDS encoding branched-chain amino acid ABC transporter permease yields the protein MWTFLQQLINGITLGSVYALIALGYTMVYGIIKLINFAHGDVYMVGAYIAFICVVYLHMGFLPALIISMVFCALLGVIIEKLAYKPLRNSSRISVLITAIGVSLLLENLMQIIMGADSRVFPKVVADNNYKLFNNHLLISNKQIYMIIITIILMILLNYVVKNTKMGKAMRAVAQDSDAARLMGINVDTTISFTFAIGSALAAAGGVLVGLYYVSINPLMGVLPGLKAFVAAVFGGIGIIPGAMLGGFSLGIVETLVSGYGSSMYKDAVAFAILILILLVKPTGLLGKNIKEKV from the coding sequence TTGTGGACATTCTTACAGCAATTAATAAATGGAATAACATTAGGCAGTGTCTATGCATTAATTGCATTAGGTTATACAATGGTATATGGTATCATCAAGCTTATTAACTTTGCTCATGGCGATGTTTATATGGTAGGTGCATATATAGCTTTTATATGTGTTGTTTATTTACATATGGGTTTTTTACCAGCACTTATAATTTCTATGGTATTCTGTGCTCTTCTTGGTGTAATAATAGAAAAATTAGCTTATAAACCACTCAGGAATTCATCAAGAATATCAGTTTTAATAACTGCAATAGGTGTATCACTTTTACTTGAAAATTTAATGCAAATAATTATGGGAGCAGATTCGAGAGTTTTTCCAAAAGTAGTAGCGGATAATAATTATAAACTTTTCAACAATCATTTATTAATTAGTAATAAACAGATATATATGATTATAATAACTATTATTTTAATGATTCTATTAAATTATGTTGTTAAAAATACAAAAATGGGGAAAGCAATGAGAGCAGTTGCTCAAGATTCTGATGCTGCTCGATTGATGGGAATAAATGTTGATACAACAATTAGTTTTACATTTGCAATAGGTTCAGCTCTTGCTGCAGCTGGAGGAGTTTTGGTTGGACTTTATTATGTTAGTATCAATCCATTAATGGGTGTGTTACCTGGACTTAAAGCATTTGTTGCAGCTGTTTTTGGTGGTATTGGTATAATCCCTGGTGCTATGTTAGGTGGTTTTTCATTAGGAATTGTTGAAACTTTAGTAAGTGGTTATGGTAGTTCTATGTATAAAGATGCTGTTGCATTTGCTATCTTGATTCTTATTCTTCTTGTAAAACCGACGGGGTTACTTGGTAAAAACATTAAAGAGAAGGTGTAA
- a CDS encoding branched-chain amino acid ABC transporter permease, with translation MRKKWIINILIIIFIYTIITLLMHFGVIDDYVKLNIFLILINIMLAVSLNLINGITGQFSLGHAGFMAIGAYTTGVLTTNFTLPFYITMIIGGILAMLFGFIIGLPVLRLKGDYLAIATLGFGEIIRIIIQNIEYLGGASGINDIPQGLDWTSFYVITLITIIIIVNIIKSSYGRALIAIREDEVAAEAMGINTTFYKVLAFMIGAFFAGIAGSVYSGYFGYIQPDIFNFFKSIDILVIVVLGGLGSISGSIISAIVLTLISAYLQEFPQVRMVLYSVILILIMLFRPQGLLGTKEISLANLFLRKKLGGGNNA, from the coding sequence ATGCGAAAGAAATGGATTATTAATATATTGATAATAATCTTTATTTATACAATTATTACTTTACTTATGCACTTTGGAGTAATAGATGACTATGTTAAACTAAATATATTCTTAATACTAATAAATATTATGCTTGCAGTAAGTTTAAATCTAATCAATGGTATTACAGGACAGTTTTCATTAGGCCATGCTGGTTTTATGGCAATAGGTGCTTATACAACTGGTGTTTTGACCACCAATTTTACTCTACCCTTTTATATAACAATGATTATTGGCGGCATATTAGCTATGTTGTTTGGCTTTATTATAGGGTTACCAGTTTTAAGACTTAAAGGTGATTATCTAGCTATTGCAACCTTAGGTTTTGGTGAAATAATAAGAATTATAATACAAAATATTGAGTATTTAGGTGGTGCAAGTGGTATAAATGATATTCCTCAAGGCCTTGATTGGACATCTTTTTATGTAATAACTCTTATCACAATTATAATTATTGTAAATATTATAAAATCTTCATATGGTAGAGCTTTAATAGCAATTAGAGAAGACGAAGTTGCAGCAGAAGCAATGGGTATAAATACTACTTTTTATAAAGTTTTAGCATTCATGATAGGTGCTTTTTTTGCAGGTATAGCGGGTTCAGTTTATTCAGGTTATTTTGGTTACATTCAACCAGATATATTTAACTTTTTTAAATCCATTGATATTTTAGTAATTGTTGTTTTAGGTGGACTTGGAAGTATTTCAGGCTCAATTATATCTGCAATTGTTTTAACACTTATCTCGGCATACCTACAAGAATTTCCACAGGTTAGAATGGTTCTTTATTCTGTAATTCTTATATTAATAATGCTATTCAGACCTCAAGGCTTGTTAGGAACAAAAGAGATAAGTTTAGCTAATCTCTTTTTAAGGAAAAAATTGGGTGGTGGAAATAATGCTTAA
- a CDS encoding ABC transporter ATP-binding protein codes for MLKINNVTVNFGGITALNQVNIDVSHKSIIGLIGPNGAGKTTVFNIISGIYTPNQGSIVFSSDDITTKKTHQVAKLGISRTFQNIRLFKELSVIDNVKISFHKDIEYNLFHTIFRTNKYYKIEKEKHQKAEELLKIFNLYEKRYEYAKNLPYGEQRKLEIVRALATSPKLLLLDEPAAGMNPQESQELKNLIKFIKDRFNLTILLIEHDMSVVMDICEKIYVLDYGEVIASGTPEEITNNLRVIQAYLGEGELNFA; via the coding sequence ATGCTTAAAATTAATAATGTAACTGTTAATTTTGGTGGTATTACAGCTTTAAATCAAGTTAATATTGATGTATCACATAAATCAATTATTGGCCTTATTGGTCCAAATGGAGCCGGAAAAACTACAGTTTTTAATATAATTTCTGGTATTTACACACCAAATCAAGGTAGTATAGTTTTTTCAAGTGATGATATTACAACAAAGAAAACTCACCAAGTTGCTAAATTAGGAATTTCAAGAACTTTTCAAAATATTCGTTTGTTTAAAGAGTTAAGTGTTATTGATAATGTAAAGATATCTTTTCATAAAGATATTGAATATAATCTTTTTCACACAATATTTAGAACAAACAAATACTATAAAATTGAAAAAGAAAAACATCAAAAGGCTGAGGAGTTACTAAAAATATTTAATCTTTATGAAAAAAGATATGAGTATGCTAAGAATTTACCTTATGGTGAACAAAGAAAGTTAGAAATTGTTAGAGCTTTAGCTACTTCACCAAAGCTTTTATTATTAGATGAGCCTGCAGCAGGAATGAATCCTCAAGAATCTCAAGAGCTTAAAAATCTTATTAAATTTATTAAAGATAGATTTAATTTAACTATTCTTTTGATTGAACATGATATGTCAGTTGTAATGGATATATGTGAAAAAATTTATGTTTTAGATTATGGAGAGGTCATTGCATCTGGAACCCCTGAAGAAATAACAAATAATCTAAGAGTTATACAGGCATATTTAGGAGAGGGGGAGCTTAATTTTGCTTAA
- a CDS encoding ABC transporter ATP-binding protein, whose product MLKINSIDVYYGAIQALFSVSLEVNQGEIVTLIGANGAGKSTLLKSISGLVKIKNGSIEFEDEQIHQKTTMDIVKLGISQVPEGRRVFPEMSVYENLELGAFLRKDKENIKKDMNNVFERFPRLSERRNQLAGTLSGGEQQMLAIGRALMARPKLLLLDEPSMGLAPILVNEIFKIIKEINEQGTTILLIEQNANMALHIADKAYVIETGRIVLSGSAKEVASNPNVKKAYLGG is encoded by the coding sequence TTGCTTAAAATAAATTCAATAGATGTATACTATGGTGCTATTCAAGCACTTTTTTCTGTATCACTTGAAGTTAATCAAGGAGAAATCGTTACATTAATTGGAGCAAATGGTGCAGGTAAATCCACCCTTCTTAAGAGTATTTCAGGACTTGTTAAAATAAAAAATGGTTCAATTGAGTTTGAAGATGAACAAATTCATCAAAAAACAACAATGGATATTGTAAAGCTTGGTATTTCTCAAGTTCCTGAAGGTAGACGAGTTTTCCCAGAAATGAGTGTATATGAAAATCTTGAACTCGGTGCTTTTTTGAGAAAGGATAAAGAAAATATAAAAAAAGATATGAACAATGTTTTTGAAAGATTTCCAAGATTATCCGAAAGAAGAAATCAATTGGCTGGAACTCTAAGTGGTGGAGAACAGCAGATGTTAGCTATAGGAAGAGCACTTATGGCAAGGCCAAAGCTTTTATTATTAGATGAGCCCTCAATGGGGCTTGCACCAATATTAGTAAATGAGATTTTTAAGATTATTAAGGAAATTAATGAACAAGGAACAACAATTCTTTTGATTGAACAAAATGCTAATATGGCTTTACATATTGCAGATAAAGCTTATGTTATTGAAACTGGAAGGATAGTTTTAAGCGGAAGTGCAAAAGAAGTAGCAAGTAATCCAAATGTTAAAAAGGCATATCTTGGTGGTTAA